One stretch of Drosophila subpulchrella strain 33 F10 #4 breed RU33 unplaced genomic scaffold, RU_Dsub_v1.1 Primary Assembly Seq35, whole genome shotgun sequence DNA includes these proteins:
- the LOC119559716 gene encoding eukaryotic translation initiation factor 3 subunit A-like: MSTRVTRAEARRRMAALQEPRPGQGWSETRPTRAPRRALERTRDEDSAPEPAVSSDSDVEVIGDPAVEERDHSEAVCRATEESRKRFRDREPSDEEQQRSTEEEARWQARLRQDHEAAAARWHARLREAEEEERRLWEAPVEDAWEVPLTPRYAAEEPSPRNEDEDEPRAPPLRGGYPRCHPLPATRGSGSRTALETATMEHRWPPTSRYTEPRRPEEQTPSEESTAQPMPQPQEEEVHQARAEEPSVVRTEVPAAHVSHSTRAFEAEGMRWRQQTVT, translated from the exons ATGAGCACACGCGTCACCAGAGCCGAAGCACGCAGGAGGATGGCGGCCCTCCAGGAACCTCgcccggggcaaggatggtcgGAGACCCGGCCTACCCGAGCTCCGCGGCGGGCCCTGGAGCGGACCCGAGACGAGGACTCCGCACCGGAACCCGCGGTGAGCTCCGACAGCGACGTGGAGGTGATCGGCGATCCCGCCGTCGAGGAGAGAGA CCACTCGGAGGCGGTCTGTCGGGCCACCGAGGAGTCTCGGAAGCGGTTCCGAGACCGGGAGCCGTCGGACGAGGAGCAGCAACGGTCGACGGAGGAGGAGGCGAGATGGCAGGCGCGGCTGCGGCAGGACCACGAGGCAGCGGCGGCGCGGTGGCATGCCCGCTTGCGAGAGGCGGAGGAAGAAGAGCGACGGCTGTGGGAGGCACCGGTAGAGGACGCGTGGGAGGTGCCACTCACCCCCAGATACGCGGCCGAGGAGCCCAGTCCGAGgaacgaggacgaggacgagccACGCGCGCCACCCCTCCGCGGTGGTTACCCGAGGTGCCACCCACTCCCCGCTACGAGGGGGAGTGGCTCACGGACGGCGCTCGAGACGGCGACGATGGAGCACCGTTGGCCACCCACGTCGCGATACACGGAGCCACGACGACCGGAGGAGCAGACGCCAAGCGAGGAGTCGACCGCGCAGCCGATGCCGCAACCGCAGGAGGAGGAAGTCCACCAGGCAAGGGCGGAGGAACCGTCGGTGGTGCGGACGGAGGTGCCGGCCGCGCACGTGAGCCACAGCACACGGGCGTTCGAGGCCGAGGGCATGCGGTGGCGGCAGCAGACGGTGACATGA